The nucleotide sequence AAGTAAAATCCTTAAATTTCTctcaaaaaacttttgaaagcATAAAAAATCGTatagtttttcttaaagtatatTTCCTATCAGAAGAACATTTTCTGTAACTTCCTAAGCAGATTTATTACCATTCTTAAAGGGTTATGCTTAGTTTAGTTATAACAATGgtaaactaaatttttcttttcagtgTATCCGTTACTCTTTCATGCTCTCCCATGTGTTTTATTGCACATCCGAGGCCTCTTTACATTGAGTAAGAGCTCCAAAAGGGTGTCTCTCTACATCATCTGTCCCAAAAAGAGGCTCCCTCCTCCAGGACAATTTTCTGCGGACTAGAAAAGCGCGCGCGAATCCCCCAAAAACTGAAAAGTACGGTGTATGGAGTCCGTAGCGAGAACGAAACATGcccatttttatgaaaattgaaatgtcATGTTGTACACAATTTATGTGTTGTGAATCATCTTTGGATAGGTATTACATGAGCTTttatacgaaaaaaaattaacagcgcaaaaatgtcttgcatcattcattgaatttttttcactcaataaattttccatccTGTCCGGGAAACGGAAGGAAAAAAACAAGAGTTTATGAGTTTATGCCGTGAAATAAACTTCCATCCAATAGACTTTCCACGCAACAGAATGTAAAACAGTGACCAAGCAAATTTTCCAATTAGTTTTGTATTTTagcattgtttttttctttcactcaaGACTTTCCCCAAGGATTTGATGACGAGGATTCTTCTTAAGAACAATATAATAAGTTTAAGAAGTCaggatcaattaaaaaaaattctcataatTGTAAGAGAGTATATTGTGGCTCAAGTGTAGTAAATCCAGGGACACAATTAGTGCTTGGACAgcaaaatcaatcaatcaattagCGTAATTAGTTCACAATTAAATGGACAATCAATTCAGTTGGAATCAGCACCGCACAGCATCATTAAATTTGTCGTAAAacaaataagaaataaatataacaGCAATTGCTGTGATAAAGAAATGGTCAAGTGAATAATAAATTCGCGAAATGCTCACACAAAATGCCCTGAAAATGCAGGAGAAAATGGGGTGTCTTTTAAATAGGATGTTTTTCTCTTATGGAACTTCGCCCTATAGGGGAAAggactctcccttcgaacgttcatgccttcgaatatcatgaatttctcttacttttcctaagagacttacacataattactacataattatcaataattgagtATAAACCGTATAaattaactaatatttaatgtaagtttcttagaaaaaataaaagaaaattggcattattcaaaggcatgaactttcgaagggagagcactttcccctacctgaTGCAACTTTTAGCtccacaaaacaattgtggaaaaaaaagaCCAAAAGCTCTAATTCTAAGTTGTCCTAATacaaaagtaggggaaagctttacagtttcgcacacactgtggctttgaacactttaaaatttcccataatCCTTTAATAAATTAGGtctgattttttaaaagaaatttgagaaaaatatgaagtgttcgaagctagagccAGAGTATGttctgtgcgaagcctgaagtcTTCCGCAACCCCACATCCCCCTATATAATTTCAACAATGGTCCAATTAAGGGATCTTGCTCACGAATTAGAATATTGTGCTTATTTTATCACGACCTTattatttttcatgttaaagGCTTATTTGCTCATAACTAAAATTTagttctattaaatatttcaattccaTCATGTTAATTTATAGAATTAGCTAAAGTTTCGATTCTCTTAAAAATGTTCAAGTTCAACCTAATCAGGGAGCTTGATAAAGCTAGTGGACTCAAATATTAgcggaaagtggtctgcctttgaatgcggcaaccTTTagacattcatttttttcttatttcccaaagcaaaaattctattttgttaattgatgttaatagaaaatagttagttgtattgactatagtttagaaaatagtttagaaaaattgaaatattcaaaggctgccgcattcaaaggcaggccactttcccatatTGATCTCTGGATAAATCATCATTGTTTAACaattaatttaaacaaattcaTAAACGATCTAAAGTaatcaaagacctttccaacaaattCAAACTTGTaataatcggttgagaaatacgctgcCGGAAgctttttaaacctttaagaactaaagggtcaaaaattggaggtcataaagcattttttttttctgtctttaaAGTAAAACATACCTTTAGATAAccataagaattttattttgtgtCACCGATGATCCAAATAGcattaaaagattaaaattacactttaaaaagaaattctaaagGAGGAAATACCCATGCAACACTTTAATTTAAAGGCATATTACCTTCATATGTACTCACTCTGGCTCTAAACAGAAGTCGAAATCAAAACGTCTCTAATTAAAACATCGAAATAGTATGGAATAATGAACAGTATGAAAAGTATGAAAAGTATCGAATAATAACATGCCGGTTATTgctcaataataattttccgTCAAAACTACTCTAAGATTCTTTCCATCCGACTCAAAAATTATGCGTCAAATGAAGTGAAATCGGTACCgaccaaaaacccgaaaaccaaaatcacatacgccaaaatcccaaaaagccgaaatctttaatgggtcgaaatcccgaattgatcaagatcccgaaaaaccaaaaacccgaaagccaaaatcaaaccatatcaggattttggcgttctggattgtggcgttctggattttggctttcgggactttgaccgGTACCCAGTGAAATGACTTTCAGGAGTTCCAGAGCGCAAAAGCGGTGGCAAAaagtcccaggctttgcgaagtgctcgaactcgtgacttagatgctatacctcaaaagcactttcttttcatttaccattaaccggttctcaactgatttgaaccgattcataaatcattctaAAAATCCCctataataattttaagagcAATAGAATAGATTCtcagattaaaattagttacaggttatgaaccggttcggAACGGATTGGACCCGGTTCAGACTCCAAGGTGGGCCTtagcataatttaatttagatcaacatttttttatcaatctaaattatatattgatattgatattgatgtagccccatctccccctattCGATATAATCTAAAAATCAGACCCAACTTATGCAGGGGTTTCTTGAAAATCCCATGTGACTATCTCTAACCCTTTGATCTCTGTCGTAACGAGCAAACCGACAAACATCATATCATCAAGTTCAGAAAATCAATGAATTATACACATTGCTATCTCTCTGAATTCGAGCAATAGAAGAAAGACAGAAATTGAAACTATTTGCTGATTCAGACACAACGAGacagttctaaaaaaaaaaagaactttcacATTTCTCCCTTCAGCCACATTTCCTcgtcacatttttttctgttgtaTTCTTCAAACCCCCTTTTAGTTCTTTGTCTCCCCTTTTTTCTCCTGGTTGATTTTTGTGTCATCAGCTCCGGCATTTAACCCGGAGGGAGAGCTAGAATTCAGGCGGGCAAATTCAGCCATTCCCCACAATATTTATTTGCTAGTGAAATGTATTCTTCAGGCACTTCTCGCTCAATTCTCTTCATCTCTATATATGTATTTTATCGATTTGCAAAGATAGATACTATCGTCCATGATGTTGGGGAGTCCACATTGTCCAAGAGATGGAGAAATGGTGTGAATTGCGGCATCATGTGCTCTACTACTGAATGTATTTTCACACAACCCTCTAAATCCCAAAATTATCTTCGCGTATGAATGAGAATGTTATTTTCTAGGCCCGGCAAAACCAAATGCGCCACCAAAGACCCACATGAGACATGCTTTTGGGTATGAAGAGTTGGGTAGAAATTAGCAGACTTGTAATTAGAAACTTAATCTCTTCTCTCCTGAACTTTGTGATGTAAATTACCAAAGTGCAGTGAACAGCAAAGTCATAAAATATGCAGAAATGAGCTTTTCTAAATGCATAAATTGCTCCTGGTTTGCACGTTATGCATAGAAAGTAATAGGCCTCTTAAAAGTCATCAGGAATTACCAATATGAAATTTGGACTAttcatataaaatattattgttttgGTTAAGTATCTCAATTGCAGgaagttttattttaatgtctctattaaataaattttatcagaCATATGTACgttcacaaatattttaatttaatttgatcaatcacaccagaggtgtgcaagaaaccgttgaaaccgaattaacgtcaaatgaaacatgtacgtcaatggtcaaaacgctactataacaaacttattttgacgttaattcggtttcaacggtttcttgcacacctctgaatcACACCTAATCTATTTACTTAATTTTCATCTAAATATAGGGTGTGTTAGAAAAACCTCTCTAGACATGTTTACTTTGGGATAAACAGGTCCTTTTTGTAGCTCTGCAAAGCTCTGGTCGAatacaaaacaataaaattagtataaggatttttacattattttgcTCTGGGGGTTAGTAAAGACGCCAAGACGGTGACGGAAACTCACAGTGAGTAAATCAGGAGTCCCCAGAGAacacaaaagccaaaattttgttaacattttgctgaaatttaccaaaaactacagtagagccccgctataggccatatttggttccagatttgacatttGGTCGCActtatagtccatgtcattttttaaaattatcaacgacttttagtattgaaatttatACGACGGTTTCCACTTTCTTttcgattgtggtacttgtccctcgctctcttcattatggatcacaattatcacaactactcaataaagtttgccaaaaatattaaaataattatgacaacatttcatgtcgcgtactaaaaaacataacctaacttaagatcagtgttttgaaatcaacgatcAAGATTTGTGTCAAAGATTGCCGttcacattaaatattaaattaaataatccaataaaaaatttaaaaaggtaataaaaattattttttcgtttcaatatgcttgtaaattgagtgatccaattaaaagaccatttgatctaattagcgaaaaggcgatccacttagtgaacgctaacttatttcagtattatcattattttatatttaatatttttaattttttttatatttggttTCTGAATGATACaatgaataattcaatttaattcaatttatttaatttaatatacgACAAACTTTCTTCTGTACAAAATTGGCCCTATAAAATAATGTAAGGTAAATTAGGAGCCTGCAGAGGCCACATGACTCAGGATAAGCTCTCtctttaataattaataattctatggatttagaagaagtaaaaaataatttcatcagtccaaaaacaagcgtttaagtagcactctaaaGAAAACGATCCGGTTACACTGCACCTTACTGTATATTGTTTACCGTGTGAACTGGGGAGCAAACTTAAAGTCAAGTAAAAAACAAGTAATTCCCgaaaaaaattatgcaattattgctattcaaccgattcattactgatgaaAACCGATTTAGTCtagtttgaaattttgacacctttccaaaaaattcaaatttaactaaatcgtaTGAAGAATGAGCTCCCCAAAAagagttgaatattttttacctttcaataattcaaaatggtgaatctCCCGGTCATAGGTACGTATTGTCGAAATATTGGCCCGGACCACCTTCAaagcatatccaaaaaaaagaaatcgtagaAGACGTTTTCGATATAAACcggaaaaaacatggttttggaggaaacgaagggtaaaaaagaaaaaaaacgtttgAAGATAATGTTTTtctattgggggtcaccgaaaaccggaatttattatgttttaccgtttaagctccagagctgtgacaagttgaaaaaatggATTAATACAAGTTATATAACTTGactttgagcagtaaaaaaaagaacattacaATTTACCTCTTACATTCATTTATAATTTGTAAAACCGAGACATACAACCAGAGAAGGGACATTTTCACCGTTTCGTCCTGAAGGTTTCAATGCTGAGACCGTGGTAGACGCATGGAAGATGGGAAAAATCAAGTataagatgaaaataaattcaaaaaaatataaaaataagaagttcaatacttagggtaagtgtgccaaattccggccagcttgcaattccggccacattttttgttcctcaagcttccattaatttttagtttttgtatactctagagaatatacaatgcaaaaacaataacaaaacatatcgcttcgacgagcagaTCTGAAACAGCCATTGGAAGAATttcagaagggcaaggaacgatgagaatgaaggtggccggaataggccatcaatgctatgtctacatttttattcattttaaaatgtattaagaacggttttaaagaaaataaatacactgagaaaaaaagagggtgcgattaactttttttctcataactttaacaccttttaggtgtaaaaatatatcaacatttttaatgttaattttgcacctttttaagtgtaaaattaacatgaaaaagggtaactttaacccccaatagacctaaaaagggtaatatttacaccgatttcggatcaatactgcagggtaaaattaacattttcggaatgttattttaactttttcggatttctctcagtgtacgataAAATGTCTACAAGGTtgcaagcaacactcctaataaaaaataacaaaaaaaatctatttgtatttaaaatagtacATTTCCAACTTGAGACTTtagtgcttgcatgcaactatgccaaaatttggcacacttaccctatgtcttTACAAGAGAGGTCAaacttatataaaatttatagaatagttttaaagaaaattttgaaaaatcggtATTTCTTTTGCCAAAACTTAAATGAGAGTTTTCCTACtaatgatcaaatttgattctttttttaCTGAAGAAAGAGATACAGtcttaacaattttttctaaattttcgtcttataaatcaaaaataaaaaacaacagCTTTTTGAAATTAATACACCGTAATTAGCGTCCCCATTTGTATTTCTTACACAAATAAATAATTAGTCCAGAGCAATAAACAATTACAGACAATTTTTCAAACTATCTTACAATAATTCATTACCTCATTTTATTTTGTGATGTCTTTCTCGCATGAGACATTCCCACTGGAAAGTTCTTGAATGTGGAAAAGAGTTGCAGACCTCTTCTTTCTGACACATCCTTTATCTCACCACAACGGGTCATTATTAATTTGTCGTTTGCAAAAAAACTTGCTACTTTTTCCTTCTGCTTTTTTCCAGGAAAACACCTTACTCTATTTAATTCCACTTTTTTCTCCAAGTCAATTGCAAAGAGCCAAAAGAGAAAATGCGGAAAAATAATTTCACCCAGTTATTTGCTCAAAGAATAaaatataagagaaaaattgaatttattctaattagcttttttttttgatgtagcagtaaataattaaaaaattgtgtggtTGTTTATTGGATAATTCGGGTTTTGTCaactgaaaaaaattcaaatttctcgTCCATGCGCAGAGTCAAGACACAAACCCCATCCAGTAATTCTCAAACTGTGATCCGtgtaaatttggaatttttattgAAGTCAAAGTGTAATGTGAACAATTTGGTGACGGacattatttacaattttattatttgatatgattaattttcttattcttattaaaatttaaatggacGTTACAACGTTCAATAAGGTGcgtatataattaaattttcacctctaattcttttttttttgtatattcgaTGCTCTCGTAAATTCAACAGATATTGGTGTTAAGAATTATTTACAGTCTAAGATCATTGATTAAGACTATTAACTACTTAATACAGTAAGGTGTATAGTAATACCAacgaaattttacataaaattcactttttgctaAGAGAAATGTGCGTGAGATTAGAGCATGGTTCGGACCAGTGCGAAGAATGTGAAGATGGTAAGTGTTCGACTAGTAAATCCAACAGAATTTCCCGTATTAGCTTCCTGGGCATTGCGATACTCCTTCTCTGGCAAATACTCAATGATGTGCTTTGTCTTGTTCATCATCCAGTAGAAAGCTTGCATTTTGGTCTGCCTCTTGAGTTCAGCTCCAACGAGATCCCGAATTTGTGCATTGTATTCATTAAGCCACCGTTTCTCCTGACTACTGAGCATAGTCCGATCGATAAGTTTAGGTTCAAATGGAACCAAAGTGACGTCCTTAAAGGCTAAAAATCGCTTTCCAGTCGGATGAACTTTTCCGGTATCAACAACTTCAATTACATTCTTCAATTTAACTCCAAAATCGAAACTTCTATAGAGCCCTGGTTCATTAGACAAGAAGTAGCCCTCCTTGAAGGTATACCGATGCTTCGTTGTATGTGCAATTGTTATAGGAGctgagaaatacaaaaaattatttacaaaaccaTCGtcggaaaataaaataatcactTACATTCATGAACTGAAGAGAACGATCCAACACCATGACCTGACCCATGTGGGTAATCCTTGAAGTCGCTCCATAGGATACCCCTGGGCAAGATATCAACATCGGACAGGCGAAGATTCTCCGGAAAGACCAGAGTAGAAAGTCTGATCATTGCAGATAGAACCAAGGTATAGGCCCTCTTCTGGTCAGCTGTAGGCGTTCCCAGATGCAACGTTCTCGCCACATCTGTTGTTCCATCGTAGTACTGCCCTCCGGAATCTACCAGGAGGGTGCTGTTGTCGTAAATGATGCTGTTGGAGGAATTCTTCGGAGCGTAATATGGCAGTGCACCGTGTTCGCCGAAAGCAACTACGGTCTCAAAAGCAATGTCATGGGCGTACTTCTGTGATCGTCTTGTCCGGTCGATTTCCTTCGCTAGTTCAAGTTCGGTCCAGTTGTCTCCAAAGCTGAACTGCAAgattttaaacactttattgGTCGAGTTCTAGTCAAAAGAATTATGTAAATGggtttattgaatttaattttaactgaattgaatatatttcatctcattcttgacctttcccaccccccatgcgtCCACCGCCATCTAAGCGTTGATTCtaacctccaggactaaacggtggaaatgtctTTTCTCTGGTTTTATTATTCGGctttacaatatgttttacatttcaATAAGACTAGCCCAGTCAAAAAAAGAGAGCAAGATTACCAAGCTAATCAGCTGCatggcaatttaattttaacctaATTTCATAACTTCTCATAATCACCACTAATTTATTCTTTTGGCCGTCTGTACTTTGTCTGAACTAGAAGTACAGAAAAGATATCGAAAATAGGTTTTGTGAGGACCCTTCGATTAAACTGAAAATGGAAAATCAGTAAAGTTATCTGAGTTATAACAAAATGCAAGGTGACCCCGTCAGTAGCAACATCTACGGCAATATCTCCAGTGACATCTACGGTAGGCATCGGTCAAACAAAGTTTCCGATAGGGGACTACAACTTAGAATTCGTAAACTCCTTCGTCTAGCTTCGATTAACAATCCCAATCCGGGCACGGCTGTTGAAAGCCAACGGGGCatatttcagtctatcaagagttttccaTTCAAGAACAGGtataaagactaagctactgctTTGCGAACTTTCAGCTGCATTTGAGAGGAGGATTCTAAGGATTTTTGGCCCCGTATGTGAGGAAGGATGATTCTGGAACCTATACAATCATGAAGTATATGAACATGAACGCTACCAAGAagtaactgtcgtcaagcaaatagacctcaataggctccggtttactggtcatctggttcgtaAGGATGACGACCGCCCAGTTGGAAAAGTCTTTAAGGACGGACTCTATGCTTTGAGAAAACGAGGCCGACTCAGTCTCCGATGGATCGACGGCAAGAACCAGGACGCCATTTCATTATGAACGCGTGCGGAATTAGAGAACAGGGGCGCGTAACAGGCTAGAGTAGGGACGATTCCTGGGTCAGCCCAAGAACAGCAACACGTTGTAAAGCGGTTTTCAGACCAAAGGTTTAGactagttcctgaaggtctcagaatcctaaatggcgaccaattttattggtctttcagaacctaataggtcatttgtccttaataatccagtcctaggttaaattttccaaaatatctaaactggtaagaaattatagcagttaatccatatggttaagccttagATCTCAAACCCGTATAACGTCGGttgaatttatattttagtTTAGTTAATCGTTCGAGTGAGTGTATTCATTGTGAATCATTCCACTTAAAAAAAGAGTCACAAAAGGAATGGACAACATTTTGCAAACTCTTATTATTCGTAATTTCGAACTACGGTTTCGGAAAGAACGAAATCTCAAAGAAACTTTACAAAACAGAGGtaactaaggtaaagtgccctcgctcgaccgaTTCCTCGTCTCGatcggtagatttatttattcaatttatttatatttgctataatattttgcgtatgatctagcagtaataggtcaattattccacgAATAAtgcgaaccagtgacaaattcatagaaatttacgaaattgaccatcaaacattaaaaaattgacccaccggtcgaatcgaggaacccggtcgagtgagggtactttaccttaatatttaattcaaaatggtaCGAGTTCGTgattaatcgaaaaaaaattcttagatTTTCCTAGGTTTTCTGTAAATGTTTTCTCTACTGCTCTTGGGTTCCCCCAAGTTCTTCTCGGGATCCCTGTCGATTTTTCTGAATCCCTGGCTTCCCTTCTAGCCCCTTGAGTTGCAATCGAATTCTTCAAATTTGATAGAGGTTCTTTGGCCTCTCGTCAAGTTCCTCGAATTTATCGAGTTCCCTGCTATGACCTttttagggcccaaatagactcaagctgttcctcgagaatatttaagcTGTAAAATTTAGCGGTTAAGATTTATCCTGTTGATTGTGTAATACGCTAAATGCTTCGGATCATCGAAAttcctaaataaataaaattcctttATGAAATTCTTTACTGAGAAATTTCTCAGGCTAAAaattctcgaagatcagccttGGTCTATTTGAATCCTTACATTCCCTATTAATTCTTTGGATCCTCCGCACATATTTACTTCAAATTCGAAAGTTCCTTAAGTTTCTCTGGTTTTCCACGCATTCCTCGTATTCTCCAAATGTTTCCCACAAGGTTCGTAAGCTCTTCATGGATTTTTTTCATAACCTTTTCGTATTGTCTACTCTACTCCCAACATCTATCACATAGATCCCTAGGGTTCCCAAACTTTTCTCATTGGTTGCCCATATTTTTAAACGTACCCCCGAAATTTTTCCTGCAGATTGTATTCTTCGTAGTAAATAAGCCTTGTTatatatactgagaaaaaaaattatagaataaaCATGCTCGTTTTTAGAATTtcctatcctatggatagtaggTTCTGATAGGTGAAATGGTGAATTCCACTATCCCTCTTTAGGTTTACTTTACCTTAAACCTCTCTTAGGTTCTAATATACAGATATTAGATTTCACTAGGcgtatagtaaattttactatataGATATTAATATGTacaatattggaaaaaatatattatttttctatttgaaGTAATTTTAAACTAATGACTGTTTAGTGTAGAGGGTTGTGGCCCTTCGTGGTTGATAATGTCTAGATTCCAAACCATTATGACGcgtgaagatatttttccaatattagCGGTCGTGCCGATATTTGAACACGAAAACTTTAAGAGACGGTTGAGCACCTTCCGATTACTAGTCTATACTATACAGAGCATACCGAACCGAGAACCGTTGGATCGTTACCTAAAATATTACAATATGAGATTCTAACAGAAGTTTGGTAAATTTTGGTCTTCAAGTTGAATTCTAGTATGTAATATCCAGCTAGTAAATCTACTATCCAAATATTAGAATCTAGGAGAAGCATGATTTTAAATCTAAGGCAAGATATTCGAGTTTACCGTTCATATATTAGAATCTAATATCCATAGTAAAATCCAAAAATTCAAGATAgaagattctaaaggaaaatgtctatggaggatggtatttgaggcagtagaatctAAAAACAcgttttgtgaaaaataccatccaaatttttctgaaTGTAACCTATTTGTAAGACAAAGTATAGCCTACCCTCTCTTCTAGGTAACTGAAGATATCACATAGAGCTGCAGCGTCTCTTATATGAGCATGTAGCATCCCAGTACGTTCTACTTCATTTTTCTGAGCTCTCATATAAATAATCGGAGAGACTCTTTCAACCACAATTTTCTGAGGAAGGGCACTGTAGATGGCTTCTGAAGCTCCCATGTCGAAGACGCAATAAGTCGGAACCAATACTCGTTGCCACTGCTGAGAAAACGTCCGTAGATCCGACCAAATGGCATTGTAATCTCTGGTTCTGAAATAAAGATTAAACCTTAATCTGTTTTCTTCGACATTTGCATACGATTTAAACTCACTGAACACAGTTTTCATGATGACAAGGCTCAGATTTCAGATGGAGTGAGACTCCAAAGTCGATCCGAGACTGATTTGTATATAAAAAGATCTCTTTTTGCGTAACAATGAGGTATGATTTGAACACTGGAATGTATGGGATATCGTTTCCgcgtaaattcaaaatatacgCGATTTCCGTTAATGAAGTTACGATCATTGCCTCAGCCCGGATACTCGTGAGATTTGCCCTCAATTTGGCAATTTTATTCTCCCACTTTTCACCAGCAAACACCACAGGGTGAACCTTGATAGGATCATTGAACGGCTGTGGACGTTCATCGCCCCATATGGCATCGAGGATGTACCTGTTAACATCTATAAGCCTTATGGATTTACGTGAAAGTTCATATTTGAGGTCTTGCCACATGTAATGGGGTACAATTTGGGCATCAGCCCCAACTTTGGCTTCTGGATGAAGTTGTGTGGTGAGCCACTTGCCAATCGATGGTTCACTGTTCATCCGGAAAATCTTCCATTCACAATCAAGCTCACTATCTGCCTGTGACAGGAACCTCTCATCTGTCCACAGTGCTGCGGAATTGAGAGTCACCTGAAATTAATTGCATGGGCATTAGTTTGTAAATCTGTCATGAACATGCAAAATGCAAACTTGGCTTCACACTTGCATTAAAAGTGCCAACATTTGATGCTTCaatgtgggaaaaatatgaCTCTTGGCAGAGGGAATTTTTGCGCAGTAAATTGGCGGGAAAATAAACTCACCGCCACATCTCCATTGGATCCCGAAAATCCAGACAAAAATCTCCTTCTCTGATCAGATTCTGCCACATATTCTGATTGATGCTCATCGAAGGTGGGCACAATGTAGGCATCAAGTTCGGATCCCGGCACCGACGCCTGAATCCGCATTTTGGTTCGCAATTCACGCAGATGATGACGAAACTCACTGTGAGGCCGGACCTACCAATAAATCAAACATCAAAAATATGATACAAATATCCATCAAACAGAGCTCCAATTGTGGTTAACCAGCCTCTCAATCATTGTTTATTTTCCTGCCCTTTGATGTTATGCAATCGGCAAAACATTGAGTAATGCAACGCTCGTGCGAACAGATACTCCCCATTACTTACATTAACACCTTCCCGGTTAGCACATTTCAGACGTTCTATGCCTTTGTAAACATCAGCCGACGTCACAGGAGAGATGAGAAATGATACTGAAAAGACATAGAGAGA is from Phlebotomus papatasi isolate M1 chromosome 1, Ppap_2.1, whole genome shotgun sequence and encodes:
- the LOC129809936 gene encoding uncharacterized protein LOC129809936, whose protein sequence is MDVRYIVAIVAVSFLISPVTSADVYKGIERLKCANREGVNVRPHSEFRHHLRELRTKMRIQASVPGSELDAYIVPTFDEHQSEYVAESDQRRRFLSGFSGSNGDVAVTLNSAALWTDERFLSQADSELDCEWKIFRMNSEPSIGKWLTTQLHPEAKVGADAQIVPHYMWQDLKYELSRKSIRLIDVNRYILDAIWGDERPQPFNDPIKVHPVVFAGEKWENKIAKLRANLTSIRAEAMIVTSLTEIAYILNLRGNDIPYIPVFKSYLIVTQKEIFLYTNQSRIDFGVSLHLKSEPCHHENCVQTRDYNAIWSDLRTFSQQWQRVLVPTYCVFDMGASEAIYSALPQKIVVERVSPIIYMRAQKNEVERTGMLHAHIRDAAALCDIFSYLEERFSFGDNWTELELAKEIDRTRRSQKYAHDIAFETVVAFGEHGALPYYAPKNSSNSIIYDNSTLLVDSGGQYYDGTTDVARTLHLGTPTADQKRAYTLVLSAMIRLSTLVFPENLRLSDVDILPRGILWSDFKDYPHGSGHGVGSFSSVHESPITIAHTTKHRYTFKEGYFLSNEPGLYRSFDFGVKLKNVIEVVDTGKVHPTGKRFLAFKDVTLVPFEPKLIDRTMLSSQEKRWLNEYNAQIRDLVGAELKRQTKMQAFYWMMNKTKHIIEYLPEKEYRNAQEANTGNSVGFTSRTLTIFTFFALVRTML